In Sphingobium sp. B2D3C, a genomic segment contains:
- a CDS encoding ferredoxin--NADP reductase, with protein sequence MNDMTHHGFELEPTGALSVESVRWVKHWNDHLFSFAITRPASFRFRSGEFVMLGLPGENGRPLLRAYSIASPAYAEELEFLSIRVEDGPLTSRLCKIQPGDRLYLGRKPTGTLVMDALRPGSRLFLLSTGTGLAPFLSLVRDPDVYEYFGQVMLAHSVRTVADLACRTDLESQLAGDPLVQDQALLQFHYCPTVTREPFRTTGRLDALIDDGTLFRGLSGPARLDPETDRVMMCGSMAMIRDFSARLDALGFEEGSNAKPGDYVIERAFVD encoded by the coding sequence ATGAATGACATGACCCATCACGGCTTCGAGCTCGAGCCGACCGGCGCACTCAGCGTGGAATCCGTTCGCTGGGTGAAGCACTGGAACGACCATCTCTTCAGCTTCGCGATCACGCGGCCGGCGAGCTTCCGCTTCCGCTCCGGCGAGTTCGTGATGCTCGGCCTGCCGGGTGAGAATGGGCGGCCGCTGCTGCGCGCCTATTCCATCGCCAGCCCCGCTTATGCCGAGGAACTGGAATTTCTCTCGATCCGCGTCGAGGATGGCCCGCTCACCTCGCGCCTGTGCAAGATTCAGCCCGGCGACCGTCTCTATCTTGGCCGCAAGCCCACCGGCACGCTGGTGATGGACGCCCTGCGGCCCGGCAGCCGCCTGTTCCTGCTCTCCACCGGCACGGGCCTCGCGCCCTTCCTCAGCCTCGTGCGCGATCCGGATGTCTATGAGTATTTCGGCCAGGTCATGCTCGCGCACAGCGTGCGCACGGTCGCCGATCTGGCATGCCGCACCGATCTGGAAAGCCAGCTCGCCGGCGATCCGCTGGTGCAAGATCAGGCCCTGCTGCAATTCCATTATTGCCCCACGGTGACGCGCGAGCCTTTCCGCACCACGGGGCGGCTCGATGCCCTGATCGACGACGGCACGCTATTCCGCGGCCTGAGCGGCCCCGCGCGCCTGGACCCCGAAACCGACCGGGTGATGATGTGCGGATCGATGGCGATGATCCGCGACTTTTCCGCCCGCCTCGACGCGCTCGGCTTTGAGGAGGGCTCGAATGCCAAGCCGGGGGATTATGTGATCGAGCGGGCGTTCGTGGATTAG
- a CDS encoding aminotransferase class V-fold PLP-dependent enzyme: MPALRPDIDPDGLLEYSVVFTDRSLNHMSQAFQGVMRDIHATLCEVYNAERAVVVPGGGTYAMEAVARQFATGEKVMVIRNGFFSYRWTQIFEAGSIPASETVMKARRIGNGGADQPFAPAPADEVVATIRAERPAVVFAPHVETASGMILPDDYIRAVADAVHEVGGLFVLDCIASGCIWVDMVATGVDILISAPQKGWSAPPSAGLVMMNAAALERCRARQSTSFAIDLAKWNSIMEAYLNGGHAYHATMPTDALRTFHKAMMETKQIGFETLRAAQWEQGNAVRAMLAERGVRSVAADGFAAPGVVVVFTKDAAMQTGKPFAALGLQVAGGVPLMVDEGPDYRSFRIGLFGLDKLKDVPASLKRLETAFDQLF; the protein is encoded by the coding sequence ATGCCCGCCCTGCGCCCCGATATCGATCCCGATGGCCTGCTCGAATATTCGGTGGTCTTCACGGATCGCTCGCTCAATCATATGAGCCAGGCTTTCCAGGGCGTGATGCGCGATATCCACGCCACCTTGTGCGAAGTCTACAACGCCGAGCGCGCGGTGGTCGTCCCCGGCGGCGGCACCTATGCGATGGAGGCGGTCGCCCGCCAATTCGCCACCGGCGAAAAGGTGATGGTCATCCGTAACGGCTTCTTCTCCTATCGCTGGACGCAGATTTTCGAGGCGGGATCGATCCCCGCGTCGGAAACGGTCATGAAGGCCCGCCGCATCGGCAATGGCGGCGCGGACCAGCCTTTCGCGCCCGCGCCTGCCGACGAGGTCGTCGCCACCATCCGTGCCGAGCGGCCCGCCGTCGTCTTCGCCCCGCATGTCGAGACCGCGTCGGGCATGATCCTGCCGGACGATTATATTCGCGCCGTCGCGGACGCGGTGCATGAGGTCGGCGGCCTCTTCGTGCTCGATTGCATCGCATCGGGCTGCATCTGGGTGGACATGGTCGCGACCGGCGTCGACATCCTCATTTCCGCCCCGCAAAAGGGCTGGTCCGCGCCGCCGTCGGCCGGGCTGGTGATGATGAACGCCGCCGCGCTGGAGCGCTGCCGCGCCCGCCAGTCGACCAGCTTCGCGATCGATCTCGCCAAGTGGAACAGCATCATGGAAGCCTATCTGAACGGCGGCCATGCCTATCATGCCACCATGCCCACCGATGCCCTGCGCACCTTCCACAAGGCGATGATGGAAACCAAGCAAATCGGCTTCGAGACGCTGCGCGCCGCGCAATGGGAGCAGGGCAATGCCGTGCGGGCGATGCTGGCGGAGCGCGGCGTGCGGTCGGTCGCCGCCGATGGCTTTGCCGCGCCGGGCGTGGTCGTGGTGTTCACGAAGGATGCCGCGATGCAGACCGGCAAGCCCTTCGCCGCGCTCGGCCTGCAGGTCGCCGGCGGCGTGCCACTGATGGTGGATGAAGGCCCGGATTATCGCAGCTTCCGCATCGGCCTCTTCGGCCTCGACAAGCTCAAGGACGTGCCCGCCAGCCTCAAGCGGCTGGAAACGGCGTTCGATCAGCTGTTCTGA
- a CDS encoding JAB domain-containing protein: MKHSLSHLTGLFALYGLPRPWAIAKQLSRQFASLAELVHAPPDVLKLRGASEAQIRAIKDFRSLHLSVLASEALKTTQPLDVEKLKRHLAAEIGHCRIEHFHVVYLSQLKHVIESRTHWSGGYDSTPVYVREIVMTAIILGAAHIILAHNHPSGIAEPSKADRIMTDQICKAARPLDIQVADHWVFAGQAVFSFAEHGLL; encoded by the coding sequence ATGAAGCATTCCTTGAGCCATTTGACAGGTCTTTTTGCGCTCTACGGCCTGCCGCGGCCATGGGCGATAGCAAAGCAGCTTTCGAGGCAATTCGCCTCGCTGGCTGAGCTGGTCCACGCTCCACCGGACGTCCTCAAATTGCGGGGCGCTTCGGAGGCGCAGATACGCGCGATCAAGGACTTTCGGAGCCTTCATCTCAGCGTGCTGGCATCCGAAGCGTTGAAGACCACGCAGCCCCTCGATGTCGAAAAGTTGAAGCGTCACCTTGCTGCGGAAATCGGGCATTGCCGGATCGAGCACTTCCATGTGGTCTATCTGAGCCAGCTCAAACACGTCATCGAGAGCCGTACTCATTGGTCCGGGGGATATGACAGCACCCCGGTCTATGTCCGCGAAATCGTCATGACCGCGATCATCCTCGGGGCGGCGCACATCATTCTTGCCCACAACCACCCCTCCGGCATCGCCGAACCCAGCAAGGCCGACCGGATCATGACGGACCAAATCTGCAAAGCGGCGCGCCCCTTGGACATTCAAGTCGCAGACCACTGGGTTTTTGCCGGTCAGGCCGTCTTCAGCTTCGCCGAACACGGCCTGTTGTAG
- a CDS encoding ABC transporter permease has translation MRALGLQASWSIARRDLNAGLRGLRLLFVCLFLGVATLAAIGSLTTSITSEISARGQTILGGDIEARMSQREASESEKQTLRALGTMSETIRLRAMANAMGAGDTDGPAAVLTELKGVDGAYPLYGTLLLRAGSYAPLPADRILIGEALAERLQIKPGNALRYGTATFTIAGIIAEEPDRVGEGFTLGPVAIVSLDGLRRTGLIQPGSLYESKYRVRVAPGTDVEALRKRLEDEQAEAGWSFRDRENAAPGTSRFIERMGQFLSLIGLTALVIAGIGVSNGVSSYLAIKRGGIATFKVLGATSADIERIYLMQIGTVAAIAIACGLIVGALLPPALIAVLGDVLPVQPGFRIHPLPLITSAAYGLLIAYIFTLPPLDRARTLPVAAILRAHVEPRSRLDRRSVAGVVLGVLAVLAIALGTAREPLFSAAVLGATAAVLGLLLLLGWGISAIARRVPRPRRPLWRLAIANLYRPGAQTSALVIALGLALTLFVTLAGVQTSLTAEIDRTVPKKAPNQFVLDIPSDQEARFRQIVAKEAPAAELNVVPALRGRIVAYAGQRVADMEELPEGAWFLRGERGVTYSATLPEGSDLVAGQWWAPDYAGAPLISLDEEAAKTLNLKIGDSMTVSVLGREIEAKIASLRKVNWDSMGFNYVMVFSPSALASAPHSLTATITMDEAQGAGVTRALLAAFPGVSVIAVAEVVEQISGLLEQMSGAIVAAASIAIFAGVAVLIGAIAASRQARSYDSVILKTLGATRWQILGTQAMEYALLAATLALVSLALGMGAAWYVIVQVFEFGWAPDWGVVLATLAGGAIITLGIGLAGSIPLMSLRPSRALREL, from the coding sequence ATGAGGGCTTTGGGCCTGCAGGCAAGCTGGTCGATTGCCCGGCGCGACCTGAATGCAGGCCTGCGAGGGCTGCGGCTGCTGTTCGTCTGCCTGTTCCTCGGTGTGGCGACGCTGGCGGCGATCGGCAGCCTGACAACCTCCATCACCAGCGAGATTAGCGCACGGGGGCAGACGATCCTGGGCGGTGATATCGAGGCGCGGATGAGCCAGCGCGAGGCAAGCGAGTCCGAGAAGCAGACGCTACGCGCGCTGGGGACGATGAGCGAGACAATCCGGTTGCGGGCGATGGCGAATGCAATGGGGGCCGGCGATACGGATGGCCCGGCTGCGGTGCTGACCGAACTCAAGGGCGTCGATGGCGCCTATCCGCTCTATGGCACGCTGCTGCTCCGCGCGGGGAGCTATGCCCCGCTGCCCGCCGACCGCATCCTGATCGGCGAGGCGCTGGCGGAGCGGCTGCAGATCAAGCCCGGCAATGCGCTGCGCTATGGCACCGCGACCTTCACCATCGCCGGCATCATCGCCGAGGAGCCGGACCGGGTGGGCGAAGGCTTCACCCTCGGCCCGGTCGCCATCGTCTCGCTCGACGGGCTGCGGCGCACGGGCCTCATCCAGCCGGGCAGCCTCTATGAGAGCAAATATCGCGTCCGCGTGGCGCCGGGCACCGATGTCGAGGCGCTGCGCAAGCGGCTGGAGGACGAGCAGGCCGAGGCGGGCTGGTCGTTCCGCGACCGGGAGAATGCGGCGCCGGGCACCAGCCGGTTCATCGAGCGGATGGGGCAGTTCCTCTCGCTCATCGGCCTCACCGCGCTGGTGATCGCGGGCATCGGGGTGAGCAATGGCGTCTCCTCCTATCTCGCGATCAAGCGCGGCGGCATCGCGACCTTCAAGGTGCTGGGGGCGACGTCGGCGGATATCGAGCGCATCTACCTGATGCAGATCGGCACCGTGGCGGCGATTGCCATTGCCTGCGGGCTGATCGTGGGCGCGCTGCTGCCGCCGGCGCTGATTGCCGTGCTGGGCGATGTGCTGCCGGTGCAGCCGGGCTTCCGCATCCATCCGCTGCCGCTCATCACCAGCGCGGCTTATGGCCTGCTGATCGCCTATATCTTCACCCTCCCGCCGCTGGACCGCGCGCGGACGCTGCCGGTCGCCGCGATCCTGCGCGCGCATGTCGAGCCGCGCAGCCGGCTGGACCGGCGCAGCGTCGCGGGCGTGGTGCTGGGCGTGCTGGCGGTACTGGCGATTGCGCTCGGCACGGCGCGCGAGCCCTTGTTCTCGGCTGCAGTGCTGGGGGCGACGGCGGCGGTGCTCGGCCTGCTGCTGCTGCTTGGCTGGGGGATCAGCGCGATCGCCCGGCGGGTGCCTCGCCCGCGTCGGCCGCTCTGGCGCCTCGCCATCGCCAATCTCTATCGCCCCGGCGCGCAGACGTCCGCGCTGGTGATCGCGCTCGGCCTTGCCCTCACGCTGTTCGTCACGCTGGCCGGCGTGCAGACCAGCCTCACTGCCGAGATCGACCGGACGGTGCCCAAGAAGGCGCCCAACCAGTTCGTGCTCGATATCCCGTCCGATCAGGAAGCGCGCTTCCGGCAGATCGTAGCGAAAGAGGCGCCGGCGGCGGAGCTGAACGTCGTGCCGGCGCTGCGCGGGCGCATCGTGGCTTATGCCGGGCAGCGCGTCGCCGACATGGAGGAACTGCCCGAGGGCGCCTGGTTCCTGCGCGGCGAGCGCGGCGTGACCTATAGCGCGACCCTGCCGGAAGGGAGCGATCTGGTCGCAGGGCAATGGTGGGCGCCCGATTATGCCGGGGCGCCGCTCATCTCGCTGGACGAGGAAGCCGCGAAGACGCTCAACCTCAAGATCGGCGACAGCATGACGGTGAGCGTGCTCGGCCGCGAGATCGAGGCCAAAATCGCCTCGCTGCGCAAGGTGAACTGGGACAGCATGGGGTTCAACTACGTCATGGTCTTCTCGCCCAGCGCCTTGGCGAGTGCACCGCACAGCCTCACCGCCACCATTACCATGGACGAGGCGCAAGGCGCGGGCGTGACGCGCGCGCTGCTCGCTGCTTTCCCCGGCGTCTCGGTCATCGCGGTGGCCGAAGTGGTCGAGCAGATCAGCGGGCTGCTCGAGCAGATGTCCGGCGCCATCGTGGCGGCGGCCTCCATCGCTATCTTCGCGGGCGTCGCCGTGCTGATCGGCGCCATCGCTGCCTCGCGGCAAGCGCGCAGCTATGACAGCGTGATCCTCAAGACGCTGGGCGCGACGCGATGGCAGATCCTCGGCACGCAGGCGATGGAATATGCGCTGCTCGCTGCCACGCTGGCGCTGGTCTCGCTGGCGCTGGGCATGGGCGCGGCCTGGTACGTGATCGTGCAGGTCTTCGAGTTCGGCTGGGCGCCGGACTGGGGCGTGGTGCTGGCGACACTGGCGGGCGGCGCGATCATCACGCTAGGCATCGGGCTGGCGGGATCGATCCCACTGATGTCGCTGCGGCCCTCGCGGGCCCTGCGGGAATTGTAA
- a CDS encoding ABC transporter ATP-binding protein, with translation MHAPIDASHIAIRARNVTLSLGTGEAKVDILKGVDLNIMRGESIAILGASGSGKSSLMAVLSGLEQASGGSVSVAGTDFSTLDEDGLARARRGQIGIVLQAFHLLPTMTAVENVAVPLELAGLEDAFARARAELTAVGLGHRVDHYPAQLSGGEQQRVAIARAVAPGPQIIFADEPTGNLDGHTGAAIIDLLFTRQQASGATLIIITHDPDLAQRCNRIVEMRDGLIVEGAPA, from the coding sequence CTCCCATATCGCGATCCGCGCCCGCAATGTCACCCTCTCGCTCGGTACGGGCGAGGCGAAGGTGGATATCCTCAAGGGCGTGGACCTGAACATAATGCGCGGGGAGAGCATTGCGATCCTCGGCGCCTCGGGATCCGGCAAGTCCTCGCTGATGGCGGTGCTCTCCGGCCTGGAGCAGGCGAGCGGCGGCAGCGTGAGCGTGGCGGGCACGGATTTCAGCACGCTGGATGAGGACGGGCTGGCGCGCGCGCGGCGCGGCCAGATCGGCATCGTGCTGCAGGCATTCCACCTGCTGCCGACGATGACGGCGGTGGAGAATGTCGCCGTGCCGCTGGAGCTGGCGGGGCTTGAGGACGCCTTTGCGCGAGCGCGCGCGGAACTGACGGCGGTGGGTCTCGGGCATCGCGTCGACCATTATCCCGCCCAGCTTTCCGGCGGGGAGCAGCAGCGCGTGGCGATTGCGCGCGCGGTGGCGCCGGGGCCGCAGATCATCTTTGCCGATGAGCCGACGGGCAATCTGGACGGGCACACCGGCGCGGCGATCATCGACCTGCTCTTCACCCGCCAGCAGGCGAGCGGGGCGACGCTCATCATCATCACCCACGACCCCGATCTGGCCCAGCGCTGCAACCGCATCGTGGAAATGCGCGACGGGCTGATCGTGGAGGGCGCGCCCGCATGA